Proteins found in one Pseudopipra pipra isolate bDixPip1 chromosome 19, bDixPip1.hap1, whole genome shotgun sequence genomic segment:
- the SGSH gene encoding N-sulphoglucosamine sulphohydrolase, producing MRLWALAMLLGALRSGAAPAPARNVLLLLADDGGFESGAYNNSAIQTPNLDALARRGVVFQNAFTSVSSCSPSRASILTGLPQHQNGMYGLHQDVHHFNSFDGVQSLPHLLSQGGVRTGIIGKKHVGPEAVYPFDFAYTEENSSVLQVGRNITRIKALVRRFLQSQDERPFFLYVAFHDPHRCGHSQPQYGAFCEKFGNGESGMGWIPDWKPQIYHPEQVQVPPFVPDTPAARADLAAQYTTIGRMDQGIGLVLEELRRAGFHNSTLVIYTSDNGIPFPGGRTNLYRSGTAEPLLLSSPEHPQRWGQVSQAFATLLDLTPTILDWFSIPYPSYSIFGTKQVQLTGKSLLPALESEQSWATAFSSQSHHEVTMYYPMRAIQHRQFRLIHNLNYKMPFPIDQDFYVSPTFQDLLNRTRAGQPTHWNKTLHQYYYRDRWELFDCSRDPTESQNLAPDPRYADVLQLLRVQLLKWQWDTGDPWVCAPDAVLEEKLSPQCRPLHNEL from the exons atGCGGCTCTGGGCGCTGGCGATGCTGCTCGGAGCGCTCCGGagcggcgcggccccggccccggcccgcaacgtgctgctgctcctgg CCGATGACGGGGGCTTCGAGAGCGGCGCCTACAACAACTCGGCTATCCAGACGCCCAACCTGGACGCGCTGGCCCGGCGTGGGGTGGTCTTCCAGAACGCCTTCACCTCCgtcagcagctgctccccgagCCGGGCCAGCATCCTGACCGGCTTACCACAG caccagAACGGGATGTACGGGCTGCACCAGGACGTGCACCACTTCAACTCCTTCGACGGCGTGCAGAGCCTGCCCCACCTGCTCAGCCAAGGAGGTGTCCGGACAG GGATAATTGGGAAGAAGCATGTTGGGCCAGAGGCTGTGTACCCCTTCGACTTTGCCTACACAGAGGAGAACAGTTCAGTCCTGCAGGTTGGGAGAAATATCACCCGGATCAAAGCGCTCGTCCGGCGgttcctgcagagccaggacgAGAG GCCTTTCTTCCTCTACGTCGCCTTCCATGACCCCCATCGCTGCGGGCACTCCCAGCCCCAGTACGGGGCCTTTTGTGAGAAATTTGGCAACGGAGAGAGTGGGATGGGCTGGATCCCTGACTGGAAGCCACAGATTTACCACCCAGAGCAAGTGCAG GTCCCCCCCTTTGTTCCCGACACGCCGGCTGCCCGGGCCGACCTGGCTGCCCAGTACACAACCATCGGGCGCATGGACCAAG GGATCGGGCTGGTCCTGGAGGAGCTGCGGCGTGCCGGCTTCCACAACAGCACCCTGGTGATCTACACCTCCGACAACGGCATCCCCTTCCCCGGCGGCAGGACCAACCTCTACCGCTCGGGCACCGCCGAGCCGCTGCTCCTCTCGTCCCCTGAGCACCCCCAGCGCTGGGGGCAGGTCAGCCAGGCCTTCGCCACCCTCCTGG ATCTGACGCCGACCATTTTGGACTGGTTCTCCATCCCCTACCCCTCTTACAGCATCTTTGGCACAAAGCAGGTGCAGCTCACTGGAAAGTCTCTCCTGCCAGCACTGGAGTCAGAGCAGTCCTGGGCCACCGCCTTCAGCAGCCAGAGCCACCACGAGGTGACCATGTACTACCCCATGCGAGCCATCCAGCACCGGCAGTTCCGCCTCATCCACAACCTCAACTACAAGATGCCCTTTCCCATCGACCAGGACTTTTACGTCTCGCCCACTTTCCAAGACCTGCTTAACCGCACCAGGGCCGGGCAGCCAACCCACTGGAACAAGACCCTGCACCAGTACTACTACCGGGACCGCTGGGAGCTCTTTGACTGCAGCCGCGACCCCACCGAGAGCCAGAACCTGGCCCCCGACCCCCGCTACGCCGACGTCCTCCAGCTGCTCCGTGTGCAGCTCCTCAAGTGGCAGTGGGACACGGGGGACCCCTGGGTGTGCGCCCCCGACGCTGTcctggaggagaagctgagcCCCCAGTGCCGGCCGCTGCACAACGAGCTGTGA
- the GAA gene encoding lysosomal alpha-glucosidase, whose translation MCAGVAAALLALLVPAAARAGPAPAACEVSPGGRFDCGPERLLSREGCEARGCCYSPGPGPGPPWCFFPRGYRSYRAENLTATAGGFTARLRRVAAAFLPAAVDELRLDLALETPTRLRFTLRDPARQRYEVPLDTPRAGGAAPSTLYGLQVNQDPFGLVVCRQRGGRVLLNTTVAPLFFADQFLQISTSLPSHFISGLGEHLTPLILNTTWTRVTLWNRDMAPAPQVNLYGSHPFYLVMEDDGSAHGVFLLNSNAMDVLLQPSPALTWRTTGGILDFYIFLGPDPKSVVRQYLDVVGFPFMPPYWGLGFHLCRWGYSSTDITRQVVANMTAARFPLDVQWNDLDYADAKRDFTFNKKSFKDYPEMVQDFHRCGLRYIMIVDAGISSSGPPGTYRPYDEGLKRGVFIRNATGQPLVGKVWPGPTVFPDFTNPETHEWWHDMVKDFHDQVPFDGMWLDMNEPSNFVEGSQDGCPQNNLEQPPYVPGVFGGRLRAGTICASSQQFLSSHYNLHSLYGLTEAIASHNALLRVRGKRPFVISRSTFAGHGRYAGHWTGDVGSNWEQLYYSIPEVLLFNLFGVPLVGADICGFAGDTSEELCVRWTQLGAFYPFMRNHNDHGTRPQEPYAFSPAAQAAMRNALRLRYSLLPFLYTLFHRAHTAGETVARPLFLEFPTDPNTWAVDRQLLWGGGLLVTPVLEAGQTKVSGYFPVGTWYSLAGDSTIHSKGQWILLPAPLDTINVHVRAGHILPLQEPAFSTAQSRRRGMALVVALTPDGFARGDLFWDDGESWETFERGDYTEILFLATHGAVLSQLLRGSPHLDGVLLEAVTVLGVPSPPRQVLANGAIVSDFSYRSDTQVLRVPVSLPMWEQFVISWS comes from the exons ATGTGCGCGGGGGTCGCGGCCGCGCTGCTGGCGCTGCTCGTCCCCGCCGCggcccgggccggccccgcgcccgccgcctgCGAGGTGTCCCCGGGCGGCCGCTTCGACTGCGGCCCCGAGCGGCTGCTGTCGCGGGAGGGCTGCGAGGCGCGGGGCTGCTGCTAcagccccgggcccggccccggcccgccctGGTGCTTCTTCCCCCGCGGGTACCGCAGCTACCGCGCCGAGAACCTGACGGCCACGGCCGGCGGCTTCACCGCCCGCCTGCGCCGCGTGGCCGCCGCATTCCTGCCGGCGGCGGTGGACGAGCTGCGGCTGGACCTGGCGCTGGAGACCCCGACCCGCCTGCGCTTCACG CTGCGGGACCCGGCCCGGCAGCGCTATGAGGTGCCGCTGGACAcgccgcgggcgggcggcgcaGCCCCCTCCACGCTCTATGGGCTGCAGGTCAACCAGGACCCCTTCGGGCTCGTCGTGTGCCGGCAGCGCGGCGGGAGAGTCCT GCTGAACACCACCGTCGCCCCCCTCTTCTTCGCAGACCAGTTCCTGCAGATCtccacctccctgccctcccatttcatttctgggctgggggagcaccTGACACCGCTGATCCTCAACACAACATGGACCAGGGTCACCCTCTGGAACCGGGACATGGCGCCTGCA CCCCAGGTCAACCTCTACGGCTCCCACCCTTTCTACCTGGTGATGGAGGACGACGGGTCAGCCCACGGGGTCTTTCTGCTGAACAGCAACGCGATGG AcgtgctcctgcagcccagcccagccctgacctGGCGCACGACGGGGGGGATCCTGGACTTCTACATCTTCCTGGGCCCCGACCCCAAGAGTGTGGTGCGGCAGTACCTGGACGTCGTCG GGTTCCCCTTCATGCCCCCGTACTGGGGCCTGGGCTTCCACCTCTGCCGCTGGGGCTACTCCTCCACCGACATCACCCGGCAGGTCGTGGCCAACATGACAGCAGCCCGCTTCCCCCTG GATGTGCAGTGGAATGACCTGGATTACGCAGATGCCAAGAGGGATTTCACCTTCAACAAGAAAAGCTTTAAGGACTACCCGGAGATGGTGCAGGACTTCCACCGCTGCGGGCTGAGGTACATCATGATCGTG gATGCTGGGATCAGCAGCTCGGGACCCCCTGGCACCTACAGGCCCTACGACGAGGGACTGAAGAGAGGGGTGTTCATCCGAAATGCCACGGGACAGCCCCTGGTCGGGAAG GTCTGGCCAGGCCCAACCGTCTTCCCAGACTTCACCAATCCGGAGACTCACGAGTGGTGGCATGACATGGTGAAGGACTTCCACGACCAAGTGCCCTTTGATGGCATGTGGCTT gacATGAATGAGCCCTCGAACTTCGTGGAGGGCTCCCAGGATGGCTGCCCCCAAAACAACCTGGAGCAGCCCCCCTACGTGCCAG GCGTGTTCGGGGGGCGCCTGCGGGCCGGGACCATCTGTGCCTCCAGCCAGCAGTTCCTGTCCTCCCACTACAACCTGCACAGCCTGTACGGGCTCACTGAGGCCATCGCCTCCCACAA tgCACTGCTGAGGGTCCGGGGCAAGCGCCCCTTCGTCATCTCGCGCTCCACGTTCGCTGGGCACGGGCGCTACGCTGGGCACTGGACAGGGGACGTCGGCAgcaactgggagcagctctACTACTCCATACCAG agGTGCTGCTCTTCAACCTGTTCGGGGTGCCGCTGGTGGGTGCCGACATCTGCGGCTTCGCGGGCGACACGTCCGAGGAGCTGTGTGTGCGCTGGACACAGCTGGGCGCCTTCTACCCCTTCATGAGGAACCACAACGACCACGGCACCCGG CCACAGGAGCCGTACGCCTTCAGCCCGGCCGCCCAGGCTGCCATGAGGAACGCCCTGCGCCTCCGCTactccctcctgcccttcctctaCACCCTCTTCCACCGGGCTCACACCGCCGGGGAGACGGTGGCACGGCCCCTCTTCCTCGA gtTCCCCACAGACCCCAACACCTGGGCCGTGGACCGCCAGCTCCTGTGGGGCGGGGGGCTGCTCGTCACCCCCGTGCTGGAGGCAGGACAGACCAAAGTCAGCGGCTACTTCCCGGTGGGGACGTGGTACAGCCTGGCAGGG GACTCCACCATCCACAGCAAAGGGCAGTGGATCCTCCTGCCAGCACCCCTGGACACCATCAATGTCCATGTCCGTGCAGGGCACATCCTGCCCCTGCAG GAACCTGCCTTCAGCACTGCCCAGTCCCGCAGGAGGGGCATGGCCCTGGTCGTGGCACTGACCCCAGACGGCTTTGCCAGGGGAGACCTGTTCTGGGATgatggggagagctgggagacCTTTGAGAGGGGGGACTACACTGAGATCCTCTTCCTGGCCACGCAC gGTGCCGTGCTCAGCCAGCTGCTGCGGGGGAGCCCCCACCTCGACGGGGTCCTGCTGGAGGCTGTGACTGTgctgggggtccccagccctCCCCGGCAAGTCCTGGCCAACGGTGCCATTGTGAGTGACTTCTCCTACCGCAGTGACACCCAG gtgcTGAGAGTCCCTGTGTCGCTGCCGATGTGGGAGCAGTTTGTGATCTCTTGGTCCTGA